One window of Jannaschia sp. CCS1 genomic DNA carries:
- a CDS encoding exodeoxyribonuclease VII small subunit, translating into MTDKPIDEMSFEDAIRELEQVVTQLDRGDVALEDSIKLYERGAALKARCEAKLKEAEEKVAQITLDANGQPTGAKTVEGL; encoded by the coding sequence ATGACGGATAAACCCATCGATGAGATGAGCTTTGAGGACGCCATTCGCGAGCTGGAGCAGGTTGTCACGCAGCTGGACCGGGGCGATGTGGCGCTGGAAGATTCCATCAAGCTGTATGAACGCGGCGCGGCCCTGAAGGCGCGGTGTGAGGCGAAGCTGAAAGAGGCGGAAGAAAAGGTCGCGCAGATCACGCTCGACGCCAATGGCCAGCCCACCGGAGCCAAAACGGTCGAAGGACTGTAG
- a CDS encoding histone deacetylase family protein → MLIINNPSGLRHEMPQGHPERIARLETVFAVLADVNAERVEAPLGTEDDVALCHPQDYIDAMREAQPAQGMVQIDADTSASPGTWEAAMRGVGGCLLAVDRVLSGAHKRAFVATRPPGHHAEKTRAMGFCLFGNIAIAARHALERHGLSRVAIVDFDVHHGNGTQDLLWDEPRALFVSSHQMPLYPGSGAVHERGASDNVLNLPLPPGSDGQAMRSRYTSHVFPRLRDWQPDLILISAGFDAHTRDPLANLLWEAEDFAWVTRELVALAEEVCEGRIVSTLEGGYDLQGLGDGVLAHVRELEDRDDG, encoded by the coding sequence ATGCTGATCATCAACAACCCCTCCGGCTTGCGCCACGAGATGCCCCAGGGCCACCCCGAACGCATCGCCAGGCTTGAGACGGTCTTCGCGGTCCTTGCCGACGTCAATGCCGAGCGAGTGGAGGCCCCTTTGGGCACCGAGGACGATGTCGCCCTGTGCCATCCGCAAGACTACATCGACGCGATGCGTGAGGCGCAGCCAGCGCAAGGCATGGTGCAGATCGACGCCGATACCAGCGCCTCCCCGGGCACATGGGAGGCCGCCATGCGTGGCGTCGGCGGCTGTCTTCTGGCCGTGGACCGTGTGCTGTCGGGTGCCCATAAACGCGCCTTCGTGGCCACGCGCCCTCCAGGGCACCACGCTGAAAAGACCCGCGCCATGGGGTTTTGCCTGTTCGGCAACATCGCCATTGCCGCCCGCCACGCGTTGGAGCGCCATGGCCTGTCCCGGGTCGCCATCGTCGATTTTGACGTCCACCACGGCAACGGCACCCAGGATCTTCTGTGGGATGAGCCGCGCGCGCTGTTTGTCTCGTCCCACCAGATGCCGCTCTACCCCGGATCCGGCGCGGTCCATGAACGCGGCGCGTCCGATAATGTGCTGAACCTGCCGCTGCCGCCCGGGTCCGATGGGCAGGCGATGCGATCCCGCTACACATCCCACGTCTTTCCCCGTCTCCGGGACTGGCAGCCGGACCTGATCCTGATTTCCGCAGGATTTGACGCCCATACCCGCGACCCGCTTGCCAATCTGCTATGGGAGGCTGAGGACTTCGCCTGGGTCACGCGCGAACTTGTGGCCCTCGCGGAGGAGGTCTGCGAAGGCCGCATCGTCTCGACTCTCGAAGGCGGGTATGATCTGCAAGGCCTAGGCGACGGCGTGCTCGCCCATGTGAGAGAGTTGGAGGATCGCGATGACGGATAA
- a CDS encoding response regulator: MNMSMDIGAHLLIVDDDERIRSLLQKFLMRNGFMASGARDAGQARVLLAGLSFDMIVLDVMMPGEDGLSLCRDIRATSSTPILLLTANGEPDDRIEGLEAGADDYLSKPFEPKELLLRINAILRRMPAPTEDATVPQVIHLGPVRYDIERGEMWQGQDPVRLTATEAALMRIFAHQPAEALSRGELVSLLNRDKVGGEPVQERAVDVQITRLRRKIEMNPKQPRYLQTVRGAGYMLSPD, from the coding sequence ATGAATATGAGCATGGACATAGGCGCGCATCTTCTGATCGTGGATGATGATGAGCGTATCCGCTCGCTCCTTCAGAAGTTCCTGATGCGCAACGGGTTCATGGCGTCTGGCGCACGCGATGCCGGGCAGGCGCGTGTTCTTCTGGCGGGGCTGAGCTTCGACATGATCGTGCTCGATGTGATGATGCCGGGTGAAGATGGGCTGAGCCTGTGTCGCGATATCCGCGCGACGTCTTCCACCCCGATCCTGTTGCTGACAGCCAATGGCGAGCCCGATGACCGGATCGAGGGGCTGGAGGCCGGGGCGGACGATTACCTTTCCAAACCGTTCGAGCCCAAGGAATTGCTGCTGCGGATCAACGCGATCCTGCGCCGCATGCCCGCGCCGACCGAGGACGCGACCGTGCCCCAGGTCATCCACCTTGGCCCCGTGCGCTATGATATCGAGCGCGGTGAAATGTGGCAGGGCCAGGACCCCGTGCGCCTGACCGCGACGGAGGCTGCGTTGATGCGGATCTTCGCGCATCAACCGGCGGAGGCACTGTCGCGGGGTGAGTTGGTGAGCCTTCTGAACCGCGACAAGGTGGGTGGAGAGCCGGTGCAGGAACGGGCCGTAGACGTGCAGATCACACGGCTGCGGCGCAAGATCGAGATGAACCCGAAACAGCCCCGCTACCTGCAGACCGTGCGCGGAGCGGGCTATATGCTGTCGCCTGATTGA
- a CDS encoding MarR family winged helix-turn-helix transcriptional regulator, with product MGERATGMGRGDTLLFLTDEQLRRGIEAMFFAYRGFTADPDLILSDRGYGRAHHRAVHFISRTPGTTVNNLLSILGVTKQSLNRVLRTLVEDGLVEARVGTRDKRERHLHLTPDGVALERALSEAQRNRMRTAFRNAGPDAVSGFRAVLEEMMDPDMRRHYLEGVEQNQ from the coding sequence ATGGGCGAGCGCGCCACCGGGATGGGCCGAGGGGACACGTTGCTGTTCCTGACCGATGAGCAGTTACGCCGCGGGATCGAGGCGATGTTCTTTGCGTATCGCGGCTTTACCGCTGACCCCGATTTGATCCTGAGCGACCGGGGATATGGCCGCGCCCATCACCGCGCCGTTCACTTCATCAGCCGCACGCCGGGGACCACGGTCAACAACCTCCTCTCGATCCTTGGAGTGACCAAGCAATCGCTCAACCGCGTGCTGCGGACGTTGGTGGAGGACGGGCTGGTGGAGGCCCGTGTGGGCACCCGAGACAAACGCGAACGGCATCTGCACCTGACCCCCGATGGCGTCGCGCTGGAACGCGCCCTGTCGGAGGCACAGCGCAACCGGATGCGGACGGCGTTTCGCAATGCCGGGCCAGATGCGGTGTCGGGATTCCGCGCCGTTCTGGAAGAGATGATGGACCCCGACATGCGCCGCCACTACCTTGAAGGTGTGGAGCAAAACCAATGA
- a CDS encoding branched-chain amino acid aminotransferase, translated as MAGYDDRDGMIWMDGKLVDWRAANVHLLSHAMHYASSVFEGERAYNGKIFESRKHSERLHYSASCIDFEIPFTVDEIEAAKYEVMKANGLTDAYIRAVAWRGAGEDMGVSSARNPVRLAVAAWEWGSYYGDAKMKGAKLDISKWKRPSPETIPVHAKAAGLYMICTTSKHAAEAKGCSDALFMDYRNYVAEATGANIFFVKDGEVHTPTPDCFLNGITRQTVVGMLKDKQIKVHERHIMPEELESFEQCWLTGTAAEVTPVGHIGDYNFEVGALTRDIAESYEALVRA; from the coding sequence ATGGCAGGATATGATGACAGGGACGGCATGATCTGGATGGACGGCAAGCTCGTCGACTGGCGCGCCGCCAACGTCCATCTTTTGTCCCACGCGATGCACTACGCCTCATCGGTGTTTGAAGGGGAGCGCGCCTATAACGGCAAGATCTTCGAGAGCCGGAAGCACTCCGAACGGCTGCATTACTCCGCCTCCTGCATCGATTTTGAGATCCCCTTCACCGTCGATGAGATTGAGGCCGCGAAATACGAGGTCATGAAGGCCAATGGCCTGACCGACGCCTACATTCGGGCCGTTGCCTGGCGTGGCGCGGGGGAGGACATGGGTGTCAGCTCCGCGCGCAATCCGGTGCGCTTGGCCGTGGCTGCATGGGAATGGGGCAGCTACTATGGTGACGCGAAGATGAAGGGTGCGAAACTGGATATCAGCAAGTGGAAACGCCCCTCGCCCGAGACGATCCCGGTGCATGCCAAGGCGGCTGGCCTCTACATGATCTGCACGACATCCAAGCACGCGGCGGAGGCCAAGGGCTGCTCGGACGCGCTGTTCATGGATTACCGCAACTACGTGGCCGAGGCGACGGGCGCCAACATCTTCTTCGTCAAGGACGGCGAGGTGCACACCCCAACCCCCGATTGCTTCCTGAACGGCATCACGCGCCAGACGGTCGTGGGCATGCTGAAGGACAAGCAAATCAAGGTCCACGAGCGGCACATCATGCCCGAAGAACTTGAGTCGTTCGAGCAATGCTGGCTGACCGGCACAGCGGCAGAAGTCACGCCGGTGGGCCACATCGGGGATTACAACTTCGAGGTCGGAGCGCTCACCCGCGACATCGCGGAAAGCTATGAGGCGTTGGTGCGGGCTTGA
- a CDS encoding LysR family transcriptional regulator yields MLPPLDSDLMRGFLAVVETGSLTRAGHRLGRTQSAISMQIRKLEDSLGQSVFVREPRGVRLTERGKQLLPYAQRVVGLLDEAAIALREKPLSGPVRVGVPDEYIQGVLPAVLSAFSQRHPETQVTLRCDFSAPQLEALNSDKIDLAVIYEGYSTDEVEVLAVDPTVWVTSISHAQHLHRPLPISIYFSSDWCRDFALHSLEQIGIPYFAAFECDTSGGMRSAVSNGIAVAPLARSSIPPGCRELTAEDGFMGVDNARVVLRRNPAGSSTAIEAMVATLREAFWPLTKNGGL; encoded by the coding sequence ATGCTGCCTCCACTCGACAGCGATTTGATGCGCGGCTTCCTGGCCGTCGTAGAAACCGGCTCGCTCACCCGCGCCGGACATCGATTGGGACGAACGCAATCGGCGATCTCCATGCAGATCCGCAAACTCGAAGACAGTCTTGGTCAGAGCGTTTTTGTGCGCGAACCCCGTGGCGTCAGGCTGACGGAACGGGGCAAACAGCTTTTGCCCTATGCTCAACGTGTCGTCGGCTTGTTGGACGAAGCAGCAATTGCGTTGCGGGAAAAACCCCTATCCGGACCGGTGCGCGTGGGCGTTCCCGATGAGTACATTCAAGGCGTATTGCCTGCGGTTCTCTCCGCCTTTTCACAACGCCACCCCGAAACGCAGGTGACATTGCGCTGTGACTTCAGTGCGCCACAGCTAGAAGCCTTGAACTCAGACAAGATTGATCTGGCAGTGATATACGAGGGCTACAGTACTGATGAAGTCGAAGTCCTCGCAGTCGATCCGACAGTCTGGGTGACATCCATCTCCCACGCTCAACATCTGCACAGGCCGCTGCCGATCTCGATCTATTTCAGCTCAGATTGGTGCCGCGATTTTGCCCTGCACTCGCTGGAACAGATTGGCATCCCCTACTTTGCCGCCTTTGAATGCGACACCTCGGGCGGTATGCGGAGCGCCGTTTCAAATGGCATTGCCGTCGCGCCTCTTGCCCGTAGCTCCATTCCACCCGGATGTCGTGAGCTAACCGCGGAAGATGGGTTTATGGGTGTCGACAATGCCCGTGTCGTGTTGCGTCGCAATCCTGCGGGATCTTCAACTGCGATCGAGGCAATGGTCGCGACTTTGCGCGAAGCATTCTGGCCGCTCACAAAGAACGGCGGGCTCTAG
- a CDS encoding TetR/AcrR family transcriptional regulator, whose translation MPRPRLFDPDTALDALVGVFWAKGYSDASYDDIVSASGVSRKSLYAAFGDKQALFTKALQRYRTDHATRFLADLDNEDISLDGIASMFRRLGELATSDAGSMGCLMANTATSPAIKTPEVKDQLDRHLEITTKRFSTALARAGCPAKRIKAKALYLTGALQGLFLLAHARAQPDLIEAYVNGVVDQIA comes from the coding sequence ATGCCCCGCCCTCGTCTGTTCGACCCCGATACTGCCCTTGATGCGCTGGTTGGCGTTTTCTGGGCGAAGGGGTATTCGGACGCGTCCTATGACGACATCGTCTCTGCCAGCGGGGTGAGCCGGAAAAGCCTTTATGCGGCGTTCGGTGATAAGCAGGCGCTTTTTACCAAGGCCCTGCAACGCTACCGCACGGATCACGCGACCCGCTTTTTGGCTGATCTCGACAACGAAGACATCTCCCTTGACGGGATCGCGTCGATGTTCCGGCGTCTGGGTGAGCTGGCGACGTCCGATGCAGGCAGCATGGGCTGTCTGATGGCAAACACGGCCACATCTCCCGCGATTAAAACACCAGAGGTTAAAGACCAACTGGACCGCCACTTGGAGATAACGACAAAGCGTTTCAGCACGGCCCTCGCGCGGGCGGGCTGTCCGGCAAAACGGATCAAGGCAAAGGCGCTTTATCTCACCGGCGCATTGCAAGGCTTGTTTCTCCTTGCCCATGCACGCGCGCAACCCGACTTGATTGAGGCCTATGTCAATGGCGTCGTGGACCAGATCGCATGA
- a CDS encoding MAPEG family protein: MDSLISVTLWNVVLLGVLLLLQPLVRDIVVGFKYTISNFDNRVDEGVFARRLAMVRSNQIEALALWVPVILIAGIAVPDLTHPHLALIATVFLIARIAYAIMSLAGIPLLRSGAWTVGFAAWACLTWIIRSAMGGIGA, from the coding sequence ATGGACTCTCTTATCTCGGTCACACTTTGGAACGTCGTTCTGCTTGGTGTTCTGCTGCTCCTACAACCTCTCGTGCGCGATATTGTCGTCGGCTTCAAATACACGATCTCCAACTTCGACAATCGCGTCGATGAAGGCGTGTTTGCGCGTCGCTTGGCGATGGTCCGCTCCAACCAGATAGAGGCGCTTGCCCTTTGGGTGCCCGTCATTCTGATCGCTGGCATCGCGGTGCCTGACCTGACCCATCCGCATCTGGCTCTGATTGCCACGGTGTTCCTGATCGCGCGGATTGCCTATGCAATCATGTCCCTTGCGGGCATCCCTCTCCTGCGATCCGGCGCGTGGACGGTCGGCTTTGCCGCCTGGGCCTGTCTGACATGGATCATCAGGTCCGCAATGGGAGGGATAGGCGCATGA
- a CDS encoding SRPBCC family protein, with protein MTHNIQATREIPATANDLWKTVSQMIGMETSCPGLIRESDVLDADGTQPRRSCVMRNGGALTERILLRDDATRTFIYAIDSHPMPAKIVVGTIRIDDLGDGKSQVSWAADMVLGPASADHFAGMVQGMYEGGLASLEAHHTT; from the coding sequence ATGACGCACAACATTCAAGCAACCCGGGAAATCCCCGCCACGGCAAACGATCTATGGAAGACCGTCAGCCAGATGATTGGCATGGAAACCTCGTGTCCCGGCTTGATCCGCGAGAGCGACGTGCTGGACGCCGACGGCACACAGCCACGCCGCAGCTGCGTGATGCGAAATGGTGGCGCGTTGACAGAGCGTATTTTGCTGCGCGACGACGCAACCCGCACATTCATCTACGCTATCGACTCTCATCCGATGCCTGCGAAAATCGTCGTTGGCACGATCCGGATCGATGACCTAGGGGACGGCAAAAGTCAGGTATCATGGGCCGCGGATATGGTTCTTGGTCCGGCTTCCGCCGACCATTTTGCGGGCATGGTGCAGGGTATGTATGAGGGCGGCCTCGCCTCGCTCGAAGCGCATCACACGACATGA
- a CDS encoding alpha/beta hydrolase produces MNIQTFMLPSQKVSPELEILHADLQTEGQHPPILFLHGYTSGAWQFAQHWMPTLQANGWQSFALNLRGHGGSAGRETVTTARFLDYADDVARAIAYVRGQTDQTPILIGHSLGSVLARHYAAEHSVPGLGLLITIGMQGFMGWMMKRYPLQGMAGMMTGRPSAMFAKFGPQYDVMYAGHNKETVRGNVERLMAQPDSDKVFMDLSKLKLGLPAKSTPTFVMAGTRDPIASVESVEALGRSYAVEPVMLQDKAHDIVAGPDWNDGLQHLQAWLETAKF; encoded by the coding sequence ATGAATATCCAGACGTTCATGCTGCCTTCCCAGAAGGTTAGCCCCGAACTGGAAATCCTGCACGCTGACCTTCAGACCGAGGGTCAACATCCACCAATTCTATTTCTGCACGGCTACACCTCCGGCGCATGGCAATTCGCACAGCATTGGATGCCGACCTTGCAGGCGAACGGATGGCAAAGCTTTGCCCTGAACCTGCGTGGGCATGGTGGAAGTGCTGGACGCGAAACGGTGACGACAGCGCGATTTCTGGACTACGCAGACGATGTTGCACGCGCCATCGCGTATGTGCGCGGACAGACTGACCAGACACCTATATTGATCGGACATTCCCTCGGATCAGTACTGGCGCGTCACTACGCTGCTGAACACTCTGTTCCGGGGCTCGGCCTGTTGATCACTATTGGCATGCAAGGGTTCATGGGCTGGATGATGAAGCGTTATCCGCTTCAAGGCATGGCCGGGATGATGACGGGTCGACCGTCAGCCATGTTTGCGAAGTTCGGACCTCAGTATGATGTGATGTATGCGGGTCATAATAAGGAGACTGTGCGCGGCAATGTCGAACGCCTCATGGCGCAGCCGGACTCTGACAAGGTCTTCATGGACTTGTCCAAATTGAAACTAGGCCTGCCTGCCAAGAGTACGCCCACATTTGTGATGGCGGGAACACGGGATCCAATTGCTTCAGTGGAATCTGTTGAAGCCTTGGGGCGCAGTTACGCGGTCGAGCCGGTGATGTTGCAGGACAAGGCGCATGATATCGTGGCAGGTCCTGATTGGAACGATGGTTTGCAGCACTTGCAGGCTTGGCTCGAAACAGCAAAATTTTGA
- a CDS encoding DUF2794 domain-containing protein, producing MAIQFQPTGPTVTHNQVAFHRTELGPILGLYGRMVAAGEWRDYGISHLSDVAVFSIFKRTAENPIYRIEKRPKLRDKQGQYAVIGIDGRILKRGHDLKTVLRVLERKLIRVVD from the coding sequence ATGGCAATCCAGTTTCAGCCCACCGGGCCTACCGTCACGCACAACCAGGTTGCATTTCATCGCACCGAGCTTGGGCCGATCCTTGGCCTTTACGGGCGGATGGTCGCCGCCGGGGAATGGCGGGATTACGGGATCAGTCACCTCAGCGACGTGGCTGTCTTTTCCATCTTCAAGCGCACCGCTGAGAACCCGATTTACCGGATCGAGAAGCGACCCAAACTGCGCGACAAGCAGGGGCAATATGCCGTCATCGGCATTGACGGACGAATCCTGAAACGGGGGCATGACCTGAAGACCGTCCTGCGCGTGTTGGAGCGGAAGCTGATCCGGGTCGTCGATTAG
- a CDS encoding C40 family peptidase gives MTDPRTTAFNGRVAHASLKGEIEAERYSEGRWMMVQQPIANILDKPRGARTSQLVFGERFLVLDTEDGFSFGQAERDGYVGYILSGALTGAEPATHWVISPATHLYPKAELKVPPDVCLYFGSQVKVTGEKDDFKRIHTGHFMPSQHLMPIKARFRDSVGIADLFLGTPYLWGGTSRWGIDCSGLVQACLLACGVECPRDTDQQEAALGEEIPSDEALKRGDLIFWKGHVGMMASDRMLLHANAHHMSTAYEPLKDAAARIEAKEYGPITSRKRIAMG, from the coding sequence ATGACCGACCCCCGCACCACCGCATTCAACGGCCGTGTCGCCCATGCATCGCTGAAAGGCGAGATCGAGGCCGAGCGGTATTCGGAAGGCCGCTGGATGATGGTGCAACAGCCCATCGCCAACATCCTTGACAAACCCCGTGGCGCACGCACGTCGCAGCTGGTGTTTGGAGAGCGGTTTCTGGTCCTCGACACCGAAGACGGGTTTTCCTTTGGCCAGGCCGAGCGGGACGGCTATGTCGGCTACATCCTGTCGGGCGCATTGACGGGGGCGGAGCCTGCGACCCATTGGGTGATCTCCCCCGCCACGCACCTCTATCCGAAGGCAGAGTTGAAGGTGCCGCCCGACGTCTGCCTCTACTTTGGCAGTCAGGTAAAGGTGACGGGGGAAAAGGATGACTTTAAGCGCATCCACACCGGCCACTTCATGCCATCCCAGCACCTGATGCCGATCAAGGCGCGGTTCCGGGATTCGGTTGGCATTGCGGATCTGTTCCTGGGCACGCCCTATCTCTGGGGCGGCACCAGCAGGTGGGGCATCGATTGTTCTGGCCTCGTGCAGGCGTGTTTGCTGGCCTGTGGCGTGGAGTGTCCGCGCGACACTGACCAGCAAGAAGCGGCGCTGGGGGAAGAGATCCCCTCGGATGAGGCGTTGAAGCGCGGCGATCTGATTTTCTGGAAGGGCCATGTCGGGATGATGGCGAGTGACAGGATGCTGCTCCATGCCAACGCCCATCACATGTCGACAGCCTATGAGCCCCTGAAAGACGCTGCCGCGCGGATTGAGGCGAAAGAATACGGCCCCATCACCTCCCGCAAACGGATCGCCATGGGATAG
- a CDS encoding leucyl aminopeptidase family protein, translated as MPMQFAGAEQDALPIFLVRAGDDVGALAPSHAAWAEANGFTGRLGQALVLPGDGLAGALVGMGQPSDRRRKRFAVGAAIAGLPEATYEITNMPDAGPEADEIALGYLLSTYRFERYRKQSGPKARLLAPLGVNAEQLERIAKAEGLIRDLINTPAEDMGPDALEAVVRTLGAEFGADVSVIAGDALLEQNFPLIHTVGRAAAKAPRLIEMTWGASGPALTLVGKGVCFDTGGLNLKPGAPMGIMKKDMGGSANVLGLARMIMASAMDVQLRVLIPAVENNVAGNSFRPGDIFTARNGMTVEINNTDAEGRLVLADALALASETPPDLLICMATLTGAARVAVGPDLAPFFTDDDGFATALSAASARVADPVWRLPFHDAYEPMIEPGIADLDNAPAGGMAGSITAALFLRRFAPVPRFAHFDIYGWQRTTAPARPKGGVGQGIRAIFDALPEVLSR; from the coding sequence ATGCCGATGCAATTTGCCGGGGCGGAGCAGGACGCTCTGCCAATTTTTCTGGTCCGTGCGGGAGACGATGTGGGGGCGCTTGCGCCATCCCATGCCGCCTGGGCCGAGGCCAATGGATTCACGGGCCGGTTGGGTCAGGCGCTGGTCTTGCCGGGGGACGGTTTGGCGGGCGCTTTGGTTGGAATGGGGCAGCCATCCGACCGGCGGCGCAAACGGTTTGCCGTGGGGGCCGCGATCGCGGGTTTGCCCGAGGCCACCTACGAGATTACCAACATGCCCGATGCGGGGCCCGAGGCCGATGAAATCGCCCTGGGGTATCTGCTGTCGACGTATCGGTTCGAGCGTTATCGCAAGCAATCTGGTCCCAAGGCTCGGTTGCTTGCGCCGCTCGGCGTGAACGCCGAACAGTTGGAGCGGATCGCCAAGGCGGAAGGTCTGATCCGCGATCTGATCAACACACCCGCCGAAGATATGGGCCCCGATGCGCTGGAAGCGGTAGTTCGCACGCTGGGGGCCGAGTTTGGCGCAGATGTCTCCGTCATCGCGGGCGACGCGCTGCTGGAGCAGAATTTTCCGCTGATCCACACCGTCGGACGGGCCGCCGCGAAAGCCCCGCGTCTGATCGAAATGACCTGGGGCGCAAGCGGTCCCGCATTAACGCTGGTCGGCAAGGGCGTGTGCTTCGATACCGGCGGTCTGAACCTGAAACCCGGCGCGCCGATGGGGATCATGAAGAAGGATATGGGCGGGTCGGCCAATGTCCTGGGCCTGGCGCGGATGATCATGGCCAGTGCCATGGATGTGCAGCTGCGCGTGTTGATCCCCGCCGTTGAAAACAACGTGGCGGGCAATTCCTTCCGGCCCGGTGATATCTTCACCGCGCGCAACGGGATGACGGTTGAAATCAACAACACCGATGCGGAGGGGCGTCTTGTGCTGGCCGATGCGCTGGCGCTGGCGTCTGAAACGCCCCCCGATCTGCTGATATGTATGGCGACGCTGACCGGAGCCGCCCGCGTTGCCGTTGGCCCTGATCTTGCGCCATTCTTCACCGATGATGATGGGTTTGCGACCGCGTTGAGTGCGGCAAGCGCGCGCGTTGCGGACCCGGTCTGGCGTCTGCCGTTCCATGATGCCTATGAGCCGATGATCGAGCCGGGTATCGCTGATCTCGACAATGCACCCGCTGGCGGTATGGCGGGGTCGATCACAGCGGCGCTGTTCCTGCGACGCTTCGCGCCCGTGCCCCGCTTCGCGCATTTTGACATTTACGGCTGGCAGCGCACCACTGCGCCTGCCCGTCCCAAGGGTGGCGTGGGCCAAGGTATCCGCGCGATCTTTGACGCATTGCCCGAGGTTCTTTCCCGATGA
- a CDS encoding carbonic anhydrase, with translation MHRVNSLPDYLLDRYKDWKDQSFPENRDWFRKLADEGQHPRAMVIACCDSRVAINSVFGQRTGELFVHRNIANLVPPYTPDGNHHGTGAAVEFAVKHLKVEHILVMGHSNCGGVAGCISMCEGTAPEFDQEESLIGRWLDVLRPGYQTVSDIEDPKGRQTALEKEGIHVSLENLLGYPFVKSAVDAETLSLHGLWADIADMDLEMFDGRVRHFTPA, from the coding sequence ATGCACCGCGTGAACTCCCTGCCCGATTACCTGCTGGACCGGTACAAGGACTGGAAGGACCAGAGCTTTCCCGAGAACCGCGACTGGTTCCGCAAACTGGCCGATGAAGGCCAGCATCCACGGGCCATGGTGATTGCCTGCTGCGACAGCCGCGTCGCGATCAACTCCGTCTTCGGCCAGCGCACCGGAGAGCTGTTTGTCCACCGCAACATTGCCAATCTGGTGCCGCCCTATACGCCCGACGGCAATCACCACGGCACCGGGGCGGCGGTCGAATTTGCCGTCAAACATCTTAAAGTCGAACATATTCTGGTGATGGGCCATTCCAATTGCGGCGGTGTGGCGGGGTGTATTTCAATGTGCGAAGGCACTGCGCCGGAATTTGATCAAGAGGAAAGCCTGATCGGCCGCTGGCTGGACGTGCTGCGCCCGGGGTATCAGACCGTCTCGGACATCGAAGACCCCAAGGGGCGTCAGACCGCGCTGGAGAAGGAGGGGATTCATGTCAGCCTGGAGAACCTTCTGGGCTATCCCTTCGTGAAATCCGCCGTGGATGCCGAAACGCTCAGCCTGCACGGATTATGGGCCGACATCGCGGATATGGATCTGGAGATGTTTGACGGACGGGTCCGCCATTTTACACCTGCGTGA